The Pochonia chlamydosporia 170 chromosome 1, whole genome shotgun sequence genome window below encodes:
- a CDS encoding ARP2/3 complex (similar to Aspergillus terreus NIH2624 XP_001214002.1): protein MLLLDYQNVLIQSVLTERFSGAPPASIDQTISDFDGVTFHISTPETKTKILLSIQIRCFPDLVQYGAEQVLQREYGQYVAPVEPGYDFSVLIDLENLPAEKEERDALAMKFALLKRNAMAAPFEQAYQEHYELKEQASKFTSEEAPQGVREGGNVKAIRYREEEAIYVKASHDRVTVIFSTVFREETDRVFGKVFIQEFVDARRRAIQNAPQVLFRNDPPLELQGVPGVQSTGTGEIGYVTFVLFPRHLTPQRMPIVISHIQTFRDYFHYHIKASKAYIHSRMRKRTADFLQVLRRARPDSEEKERKTASGRSFKVQGS from the exons ATGCTTCTCCTCGACTATCAGAACGTATTAATCCAATCGGTGCTCACCGAGAGGTTCTCGGG AGCCCCTCCCGCTtccattgaccagaccatcTCCGACTTCGATGGCGTAACCTTCCACATCTCGACTCCCGAAACAAAGACTAAAATTCTCCTTTCCATTCAAATAAGGTGTTTCCCGGATCTGGTTCAATATGGAGCTGAGCAGGTCCTTCAGCGAGAGTATGGTCAATATGTCGCACCCGTGGAGCCTGGCTACGACTTCTCTGTCCTGATTGACCTCGAGAATCTCCCTGCGGAGAAAG AGGAACGCGACGCTCTTGCGATGAAGTTTGCTCTCCTAAAGCGAAATGCCATGGCAGCTCCCTTCGAGCAAGCATACCAGGAGCATTATGAGTTGAAAGAACAGGCATCAAAGTTTACTTCCGAGGAAGCACCCCAGGGTGTACGAGAAGGTGGAAACGTGAAGGCGATCCGCTaccgagaagaagaggcaatCTACGTCAAAGCTAGTCACGATAGAGTAACTGTCATCTTCAGCACCGTTTTTCGAGAAGAGACCGACAGAGTATTCGGCAAAGTATTCATCCAAGAGTTTGTGGATGCTCGACGGAGAGCTATTCAAAATGCTCCGCAGGTCCTGTTCCGAAACGATCCGCCTCTGGAGCTGCAAGGAGTTCCCGGTGTGCAAAGCACTGGTACGGGAGAGATTGGCTACGTTACATTTG TTCTTTTCCCAAGACACCTGACGCCGCAGCGTATGCCGATTGTCATCTCCCACATCCAGACCTTCCGAGACTATTTCCATTATCACATCAAGGCGTCCAAGGCATACATTCACTCTCGCATGAGAAAGCGAACGGCGGATTTCCTTCAAG TTCTACGTCGTGCACGCCCCGACagcgaggagaaggagaggaagacAGCAAGCGGGCGGTCATTCAAAGTTCAGGGGAGCTAA
- a CDS encoding WD repeat protein (similar to Coccidioides immitis RS XP_001245301.1) gives MVKSYLKYEHAKSFGVVTTNTSNIVWAAKDRTGSGAGQAVVAANEEVFCWDIKKGELLSRWRDERCTVPVTAIAQSKTDKDIFAVGYEDGSIRLWDSKISTVLVNFNGHKSGITKLAFDNSGVRLASGSKDTDVIIWDLVAEVGQFKLRGHKDQITGLHFIEPKPQIQNEDGSNAMVLDDENPSDGFLLTTGKDSLLKLWDLSSRHCIETHISQTNGECWALGVSPDLSGCVTAGNDGEMKVWSLDAEGLAASTRQVDVSAAAHYLHDRGVLHRQSKDRATEIIFHPKRDYFAVHGSEKSVDVWRIKSETEIKKSLARKRQRRRQKQKDSKGQDDDAENGDEANEDVSKADISDVFVQYVIVRIGGKARSVDWAASTNQKDLQLLVSTTNNQLEYYSIPHKEKIERKKKDEIPDYTRGLAVELPGHRADIRALSLSSDDKMLASAANGSMKIWNIKTQACIRTFECGYALCCAFLPGDKVVVVGTKSGELQLFDVASASLLDNVQAHEGAIWSLSVHPDGRSVVSGSADKTAKFWDFKIIQEEVLGTKRTTPKLKLVQSRTLKVSDDILSLKFSPDAKLLAVALLDNTVKVFFVDSLKLYLNLYGHKLPVLSMDISYDSKLIVTSSADKNIRIWGLDFGDCHKALFGHQDSILQVAFVPHNSDGNGHHFFSSSKDRTIRYWDGDKFEQIQRLDGHHGEIWTIAISHSGNFLVSAGHDKSIRVWEETDEQIFLEEEREKEMEELYESTLTTSLENDPDGEDEKGEVAAATKQTTETLMAGERIQEALEMGMADLNLMKEYEEAKLSNPNAPPPQRNPVFLALGNISAETHVMTVLQRIKASALHDALLVLPFATVPILFTFLNIFAMRSMNIPLTCRILFFMIKTHHKQIVASRTMKAMMDGIRTNLRAALKKQKDEMGVNIAALKVVGMQLRDKSVKEYVDETWEDENPERSAKKRAFVHVA, from the exons ATGGTGAAATCGTACCT AAAGTACGAACACGCCAAGTCGTTTGGTGTGGTCACGACCAATACCTCGAACATTGTCTGGGCCGCCAAAGATCGAACCGGAAGTGGCGCGGGACAAGCCGTTGTCGCCGCAAATGAGGAAGTTTTCTGTTGGGATATCAAGAAAGGAGAGCTCCTGAGTCGATGGCGAGATGAACGGTGCACCGTTCCCGTGACTGCCATTGCGCAGAGTAAGACGGATAAGGACATTTTCGCCGTTGGATATGAGGATGGAAGTATCCGGCTCTGGGACAGCAAAATATCCACCGTtcttgtcaacttcaacggCCATAAGTCCGGAATCACGAAACTTGCCTTCGACAATTCTGGCGTGCGCCTTGCCAGCGGTTCCAAGGATACAGACGTCATCATCTGGGATCTCGTCGCTGAAGTCGGTCAATTCAAGCTGCGCGGACACAAGGACCAGATTACTGGGCTTCATTTCATTGAACCCAAACCTCAAATACAAAACGAGGATGGCTCAAATGCAATGGTCTTGGACGACGAGAATCCGTCAGATGGGTTCCTTTTGACCACTGGCAAGGATTCTCTACTAAAGCTATGGGACCTATCATCACGGCACTGCATCGAAACGCATATTTCACAAACTAATGGCGAATGTTGGGCCTTGGGTGTATCCCCTGATCTAAGCGGATGCGTTACTGCAGGAAATGATGGCGAGATGAAAGTTTGGTCACTAGATGCCGAGGGTCTAGCCGCTAGCACCCGACAAGTCGACGTCTCGGCGGCTGCTCATTACCTACACGATCGCGGCGTCCTGCACAGGCAGAGCAAAGATCGAGCTACTGAGATCATATTTCACCCAAAACGCGATTATTTTGCTGTTCACGGTTCCGAGAAGAGTGTTGACGTATGGCGAATCAAATCTGAAACAGAAATAAAGAAGAGCTTGGCGCGAAAGCGACAGCGAAGGAggcagaagcaaaaggaCAGTAAAGGCCAAGACGACGATGCTGAGAatggcgatgaagccaatgaGGACGTTTCAAAAGCGGACATTAGCGACGTCTTCGTCCAATACGTCATCGTCAGAATCGGTGGTAAAGCCCGCTCTGTGGATTGGGCTGCATCTACCAACCAAAAAGACTTGCAATTGCTAGTAAGCACAACGAACAATCAATTGGAATACTACAGCATTCCACacaaggagaagattgagcgcaagaagaaggacgagatTCCCGACTATACTCGCGGCTTGGCCGTCGAACTTCCCGGACACCGAGCTGATATCAGAGCATTGTCCTTGAGCTCAGATGATAAAATGCTTGCTTCAGCAGCCAATGGTTCCATGAAGATTTGGAACATTAAGACCCAAGCTTGCATCCGTACGTTTGAGTGTGGCTACGCGCTTTGTTGCGCTTTCCTACCTGGCGATAAGGTGGTTGTCGTGGGCACGAAGAGTGGCGAACTACAGCTGTTTGATGTTGCGTCAGCATCGTTGCTGGATAACGTACAAGCACACGAAGGTGCAATCTGGAGCCTGAGCGTGCACCCCGACGGTCGTTCAGTTGTTTCTGGAAGTGCCGACAAGACTGCGAAGTTCTGGGATTTCAAGATTATCCAAGAAGAGGTTCTTGGCACAAAGAGAACCACGCCCAAGCTGAAATTGGTCCAGTCAAGGACTCTTAAGGTTTCTGATGACATTTTGAGTCTCAAGTTCTCTCCCGATGCAAAGCTACTTGCGGTTGCCTTGCTCGACAACACAGTCAAGGTCTTCTTTGTGGACTCGCTGAAGTTATATCTCAACCTCTACGGCCATAAGCTCCCTGTGCTGAGCATGGACATATCTTACGATAGCAAACTTATTGTCACGAGTTCCGCAGACAAGAATATCAGAATCTGGGGGCTCGACTTCGGAGACTGCCACAAGGCCTTGTTCGGTCACCAGGACAGTATTCTGCAGGTCGCCTTCGTCCCACACAATTCTGACGGGAATGGCCATCATttcttcagcagcagcaaagatAGAACCATTCGATACTGGGATGGAGACAAGTTTGAGCAGATTCAGAGACTAGACGGCCACCACGGCGAGATCTGGACCATTGCCATCAGTCACTCTGGAAATTTCCTCGTCAGTGCTGGTCACGACAAGAGCATCCGGGTCTGGGAGGAAACAGACGAGCAGATCTTCCTCGAAGAAGAGCGAGAGAAGGAAATGGAAGAGCTATACGAAAGCACATTGACGACGTCTCTCGAGAACGACCCTGACGGTGAAGACGAAAAGGGTGAAGTAGCCGCAGCCACCAAGCAAACCACAGAAACCCTAATGGCAGGTGAAAGAATACAAGAAGCCCTGGAAATGGGCATGGCCGACCTGAATCTCATGAAGGAATATGAGGAAGCCAAACTCTCCAATCCCAACGCTCCCCCACCGCAACGCAACcccgtcttcctcgccctGGGCAACATCTCGGCCGAAACGCACGTCATGACTGTCCTCCAACGCATCAAGGCCTCCGCTTTACACGACGCACTGCTCGTGTTGCCCTTTGCCACCGTCCCCATACTCTTCACCTTCCTCAACATATTTGCCATGCGGTCCATGAACATCCCCCTCACGTGCCgcatcctcttcttcatgatCAAGACGCACCACAAGCAAATTGTGGCCAGTCGCACGATGAaagccatgatggatgggatACGTACAAATCTACGGGCAGCACttaaaaaacaaaaggatGAAATGGGCGTTAATATTGCCGCTCTCAAGGTTGTGGGGATGCAACTTCGTGATAAAAGTGTCAAGGAGTACGTTGACGAGACGTGGGAGGATGAGAACCCTGAAAGGAGCGCTAAGAAGCGGGCGTTTGTACATGTAGCATAA
- a CDS encoding small nuclear ribonucleoprotein LSM2 (similar to Metarhizium robertsii ARSEF 23 XP_007820526.2) → MLFFSFFKTLIDHEVTVELKNDIQLKGTLKSVDQYLNIKLDDISVVEELKYPHLSSVKNVFIRGSVVRYVHLPAGSVDTQLLEDATRREAAAQQAKAR, encoded by the exons atgctcttcttcag TTTTTTCAAAACCCTTATTGACCATGAAGTCACGGTTGAGCTCAAAAACGACATTCAGCTCAAAGGCACGCTCAAGAGCGTAGATCAGTacctcaacatcaagctCGATGACATTTCTGTGGTAGAGGAGCTGAAATACCCCCATCTG AGCTCTGTGAAGAATGTCTTTATTCGGGGCTCGGTGGTGCGATATGTTCATTTGCCGGCTGGGTCTGTGGATACGCAGTTGCTGGAGGATGCGACGCGGAGAG aagctgctgctcaaCAGGCCAAGGCTAGGTAa